Proteins encoded in a region of the Variovorax sp. PAMC 28711 genome:
- a CDS encoding 2OG-Fe(II) oxygenase, producing the protein MTQVISPELRAWVTAQLAAGHSLSALRGSMRDAGWQADIADAALLEIESQDTGLAAVAPARVALPGPDLDGAPMHLDAGDRRVRVLQTLRHPRVVVFGDLLSAAECEALIAAARVRLARSLTVETQTGGEVLNVDRTSDGMFFERGENEIVARIELRIAHLLQWPLEFGEGLQVLRYAPGAQYRPHYDYFDPAEPGTPTILRRGGQRVGTLLMYLQEPEQGGATTFPDVGLEVAPTRGTGVFFSYDRPDPATRTLHGGAPVLAGEKWVATKWLREREFV; encoded by the coding sequence ATGACCCAGGTGATCAGTCCCGAATTGCGTGCCTGGGTCACGGCGCAACTGGCTGCGGGCCACTCGTTGTCCGCGTTGCGCGGCTCGATGCGCGATGCCGGCTGGCAGGCCGACATCGCCGATGCCGCGCTGCTGGAGATCGAATCGCAGGACACCGGCCTGGCCGCTGTCGCACCGGCCCGCGTCGCGCTGCCGGGCCCCGATCTCGACGGCGCGCCGATGCATCTGGACGCTGGCGACCGGCGGGTGCGCGTGCTGCAAACGCTGCGGCACCCGCGTGTCGTCGTGTTCGGCGACCTGCTTTCCGCGGCGGAGTGCGAGGCGCTGATCGCCGCAGCCCGCGTGCGGCTGGCGCGCTCCCTCACCGTCGAGACGCAAACCGGCGGCGAGGTGCTGAACGTCGATCGCACCAGCGACGGCATGTTCTTCGAGCGCGGCGAGAACGAGATCGTCGCGCGCATCGAGCTGCGCATCGCGCACCTCCTGCAGTGGCCGCTCGAATTCGGCGAGGGTCTGCAGGTGCTGCGCTACGCACCCGGTGCGCAGTACCGGCCGCACTACGACTACTTCGACCCGGCCGAGCCCGGCACACCGACCATTCTGCGGCGTGGCGGCCAGCGCGTCGGCACCTTGCTGATGTACCTGCAGGAGCCGGAGCAGGGCGGCGCGACCACCTTCCCCGATGTCGGGCTCGAAGTCGCGCCCACGCGCGGCACCGGCGTCTTCTTCAGCTATGACCGGCCCGACCCGGCCACGCGCACATTGCACGGTGGCGCGCCCGTGCTCGCGGGCGAAAAGTGGGTCGCGACCAAATGGCTGCGCGAGCGCGAATTTGTCTGA
- a CDS encoding alpha/beta fold hydrolase: protein MKLTANGLQIEVEDTGGEGRPVVLLIMGLGMQLIAWPEPFVKGLVDAGFRVVRHDNRDIGLSQGFDHAGIGNLVWQTVRQRLGLPVQSAYALQDMANDSIGVLDALGIAEAHIVGASMGGMIAQRVAATAPKRAASLVSIMSSSGARGLPGPRRDVGAALLRRPTGKNEAALVAHSLGFIKLIASPAYPQPDSAIAERVTFAMRRAYHPSGMLRQMLAIGADAGREKVLPSITAPTLVLHGEADALVPIECGQDTARRIPGATFVPVPGMGHDLPPEVGQILLGHMIPFMREAPPSANAKASA, encoded by the coding sequence ATGAAATTGACAGCAAACGGTTTGCAGATCGAAGTCGAAGACACCGGCGGCGAGGGCCGTCCGGTGGTCCTGCTCATCATGGGTCTGGGTATGCAACTCATCGCCTGGCCCGAGCCCTTTGTGAAAGGCCTGGTCGACGCGGGCTTTCGGGTGGTGCGACACGACAACCGCGACATCGGCCTCTCGCAGGGCTTCGATCACGCAGGCATCGGCAACCTCGTCTGGCAGACCGTGCGCCAGCGGCTCGGCCTGCCGGTGCAGTCGGCCTATGCGCTGCAGGACATGGCGAACGATTCGATCGGCGTGCTCGATGCCCTGGGCATCGCCGAGGCGCACATTGTCGGCGCGTCGATGGGCGGGATGATCGCCCAGCGCGTCGCCGCCACGGCGCCGAAGCGTGCCGCGAGCCTGGTCAGCATCATGAGTTCGAGCGGCGCGCGCGGCTTGCCCGGTCCGCGTCGCGATGTCGGCGCCGCCCTGCTGCGCCGTCCGACTGGGAAGAACGAGGCGGCGCTGGTCGCGCACAGCCTCGGCTTCATCAAGCTGATTGCGAGCCCGGCGTATCCGCAGCCCGATTCAGCGATCGCCGAACGCGTCACCTTCGCGATGCGCCGCGCGTATCACCCGAGCGGCATGCTGCGCCAGATGCTGGCCATCGGCGCCGACGCGGGCCGCGAGAAAGTGCTGCCCTCCATCACCGCGCCGACGCTTGTGCTGCATGGCGAGGCCGACGCGCTGGTGCCCATCGAATGCGGCCAGGACACGGCGCGCCGCATTCCGGGCGCGACCTTCGTGCCGGTGCCCGGCATGGGCCACGACCTGCCGCCCGAAGTCGGGCAGATTCTCCTGGGCCACATGATCCCGTTCATGCGCGAGGCTCCCCCATCCGCCAACGCAAAGGCAAGCGCATGA
- the yaaA gene encoding peroxide stress protein YaaA → MLFLLSPAKSLDYDTPPPVGLPATPPHFEGPRGPSTELIKLLRAKSPQEIAALMHLSDKLSALNVGRYAAWASKSTDQNAKQAALAFNGDVYGGLDAKSLTPTQLAWAQDHLCILSGLYGVLRPLDRLQPYRLEMGTRLANRHGSDLYAFWGARIADHLNDRLAADHTPVVINLASQEYFKSVDLSVLKARVVECVFQEGKGDHYKIVSFFAKRARGLMARWAVLHKTATPKALEKFDLEGYGFAAAVSSPDRLVFRRQAA, encoded by the coding sequence ATGCTGTTTCTGCTCTCTCCTGCCAAGTCGCTCGATTACGACACGCCGCCCCCGGTCGGACTGCCCGCAACCCCCCCCCATTTCGAAGGCCCGCGCGGCCCGTCCACGGAACTCATCAAGCTGCTTCGCGCGAAGTCGCCGCAGGAGATCGCAGCGCTCATGCACCTTTCGGACAAGTTGTCGGCGCTCAACGTCGGGCGCTATGCCGCCTGGGCCAGCAAGAGCACCGACCAGAACGCGAAGCAGGCCGCGCTGGCCTTCAACGGCGACGTGTACGGCGGACTCGACGCCAAAAGCCTCACGCCGACGCAGCTCGCGTGGGCGCAAGACCACCTTTGCATCCTGAGCGGTCTCTACGGCGTGCTGCGGCCGCTCGACCGGCTGCAGCCCTACCGCCTCGAAATGGGCACCCGCCTGGCCAACCGCCACGGCAGCGACCTCTACGCGTTCTGGGGCGCGCGCATCGCCGACCACCTGAACGACCGGCTCGCTGCAGACCACACGCCGGTCGTCATCAACCTCGCGTCGCAGGAATACTTCAAGTCGGTCGACCTGTCGGTGCTGAAGGCGCGCGTTGTCGAGTGCGTGTTTCAGGAAGGCAAGGGCGATCACTACAAGATCGTCAGCTTCTTCGCCAAGCGCGCTCGCGGCCTGATGGCGCGCTGGGCCGTGCTGCACAAGACGGCGACACCGAAGGCGCTGGAAAAATTCGACCTCGAAGGCTACGGGTTTGCGGCCGCCGTGTCGTCGCCCGACCGCCTGGTGTTTCGTCGACAGGCGGCTTGA